In the Hordeum vulgare subsp. vulgare chromosome 7H, MorexV3_pseudomolecules_assembly, whole genome shotgun sequence genome, one interval contains:
- the LOC123407509 gene encoding uncharacterized protein LOC123407509 — MCPRVGRIVDISRGSNGPSTQRLLHRAVAAFRSLSCGPIRDTEAIERGRRFGRVGGDAGESGRGEAASRRGGSRRALDMVPAKGWSRRVGSARSFVGNALGGVRGWTNVASWAVAGTLAYYLWVQPARQLQKEQQERAALAAASDPYRYVEKRKPIPDPQDTGLTYGKKKDPPKSDN; from the exons ATGTGCCCTCGAGTTGGGCGGATCGTGGACATTTCCCGTGGATCAAATGGGCCGTCCACTCAACGACTGTTACATCGTGCAGTAGCAGCATTCCGTTCCCTTTCTTGCGGACCAATACGAGACACAGAGGCGATCGAGAGGGGTCGGAGATTCGGGAGAGTCGGCGGCGACGCAGGAGAAAGCGGTCGGGGAGAGGCCGCCTCCCGCCGGGGAGGGTCTCGGAGAGCGTTGGATATGGTGCCGGCGAAGGGGTGGAGCCGGAGGGTCGGGAGCGCCCGCTCGTTCGTGGGGAACGCTCTGGGCGGCGTCCGCGGGTGGACCAACGTCGCCTCCTGGGCCGTCGCCGGGACCCTCGCCTACTACCTATGGGTCCAACCCGCGCGCCAGCTCCAGAAGGAGCAGCAG GAACGAGCTGCTTTAGCCGCCGCCTCGGATCCCTACCGTTATGTCGAGAAACGGAAGCCAATTCCTGATCCTCAG GACACTGGCCTAACTTACGGGAAGAAGAAGGATCCTCCGAAGTCTGATAACTAG